The following are encoded in a window of Myxocyprinus asiaticus isolate MX2 ecotype Aquarium Trade chromosome 17, UBuf_Myxa_2, whole genome shotgun sequence genomic DNA:
- the LOC127455615 gene encoding protein eva-1 homolog A, producing MALVSNALAAYSFIADHPERAALYFVCGVCLGLVLTLIALVVQISCRTDCKTQRVHKNTGKPAESTSDTSDSDSDWDNTSDLSARRHRRFERTLGNVFTSAEELERAQRLEERERIIREIWMNGQPDIPATRSLNRYY from the exons ATGGCTTTAGTGAGCAATGCACTGGCTGCTTACTCCTTCATAGCAG ATCACCCGGAACGGGCGGCACTGTATTTTGTGTGTGGAGTGTGTTTGGGACTAGTACTCACTCTCATCGCTCTAGTGGTACAGATCTCCTGTCGAACCGACTGCAAAACGCAAAGAGTGCACAAGAACACAGGGAAACCAGCGGAGAGCACTAGCGACACCAGCGACAGCGATTCGGACTGGGACAATACCTCCGACCTGTCGGCACGGCGCCACCGGCGCTTTGAACGGACGCTCGGTAACGTGTTTACTTCTGCCGAAGAGCTGGAGCGCGCGCAGCGGCTGGAGGAACGGGAGCGAATCATACGCGAGATCTGGATGAACGGACAGCCGGACATACCAGCCACACGCAGCCTGAACCGCTACTATTGA